One window of Acidobacteriaceae bacterium genomic DNA carries:
- a CDS encoding aldehyde dehydrogenase family protein, whose product MATSILEKFQSMEYGPAPEDPGEVNKWLDAHKRAFGHFINGEWTKVSTSFETKNPATGEVLAKVAQADAADVDRAVKAARAALPGWQALTGHQRARYLYAFARQVQKHSRRLAVLESMDNGKSIRESRDIDIPLVARHFYHHAGWAQLLGDLTDSGFDGEEFRGFQPVGVVGQIIPWNFPLLMFAWKVAPALAAGNTVVIKPAEFTPLTAIAMAEIAAEVGLPKGVLNVINGAGETGAALVEHPDIDKIAFTGSTEVGRIIRKATAKTPKKLSLELGGKSPFIVFDDADLDSAVEGLVDGIWFNQGQVCCAGSRLLVQERVAERLYDKIRARMETLRVGSPLDKAIDIGAIVDQVQYDRIQKLVAMGIAEGATCWQPDIPMPKNGLFLKPTLLTDVHPSSTVAQQEIFGPVLASMTFRTPTEAVELANNTTYGLAACVWSENINVALDVAAQVKAGVVWINSTNLFDAACGFGGYRESGYGREGGKEGMYEYLVPAWTHGAKKAETIAEAREQRSENRDHEGNGSIGIDRTVKQYIGGKQARPDSGYSFPVYNREGKLVGEAPLGNRKDIRNAVEAARPAGAKWAKAPAHGRAQILYYVAENLIQRRAEIVSKLAEFVGLPQAEAEFDSSVDRAFTYAAWCDKFEGSVHNPPFRMVTLAMKEAIGTVAILAPDDAPLLGLLSLVLPAIAMGNSVVAVPSERCATLIGDLYQVFDTSDLPGGVVNFVAGRPAELGKTLSEHDDVDAIWSFRDEAAASLVKLGSVGNLKQVWTNEGHAIDWFHAPQSQGLWYLHHATQVKNIWVPYGE is encoded by the coding sequence ATGGCAACCAGCATCCTTGAGAAGTTTCAGTCGATGGAATACGGTCCAGCTCCCGAAGACCCGGGCGAAGTAAACAAGTGGCTCGACGCCCACAAGCGCGCCTTCGGCCACTTCATCAATGGCGAGTGGACCAAGGTCTCGACCAGCTTCGAGACGAAGAATCCCGCGACCGGCGAAGTCCTCGCCAAGGTCGCACAAGCTGACGCCGCAGACGTCGACCGCGCCGTGAAAGCCGCCCGCGCTGCCCTTCCCGGCTGGCAGGCGCTTACCGGACATCAGCGCGCGCGCTATCTCTACGCCTTCGCGCGCCAGGTCCAGAAGCACTCGCGCCGCCTCGCCGTGCTTGAGTCCATGGACAACGGCAAGTCCATCCGCGAGTCCCGCGACATCGACATCCCCCTCGTCGCCCGCCACTTCTACCACCACGCCGGCTGGGCCCAGCTCCTCGGCGACCTCACCGACTCCGGCTTCGACGGGGAGGAGTTCCGCGGCTTCCAGCCCGTTGGCGTCGTCGGCCAAATCATCCCCTGGAACTTCCCGCTGCTGATGTTCGCCTGGAAGGTCGCGCCCGCGCTCGCCGCCGGCAACACCGTCGTCATCAAGCCCGCGGAGTTCACGCCCCTCACCGCGATCGCCATGGCCGAGATCGCCGCCGAAGTCGGCCTCCCCAAAGGCGTCCTCAACGTCATCAACGGCGCAGGCGAAACCGGTGCCGCCCTCGTCGAGCACCCCGACATCGACAAAATCGCCTTCACCGGCTCGACCGAAGTCGGCCGCATCATCCGCAAGGCCACTGCCAAGACGCCGAAGAAGCTGAGCCTCGAGCTTGGCGGCAAAAGCCCCTTCATCGTCTTCGACGACGCCGACCTCGACTCCGCCGTCGAAGGCCTGGTCGACGGCATCTGGTTCAACCAGGGCCAGGTCTGCTGCGCAGGAAGCAGACTCTTAGTCCAGGAGCGCGTCGCCGAGCGCCTCTACGACAAGATCCGCGCGCGCATGGAAACCCTCCGCGTCGGTTCCCCGCTCGACAAGGCCATCGACATCGGCGCCATCGTCGACCAGGTCCAGTACGACCGCATCCAGAAGCTCGTCGCCATGGGCATCGCCGAAGGCGCCACCTGCTGGCAGCCTGACATCCCGATGCCGAAGAACGGGCTCTTCCTCAAGCCCACGCTGCTCACCGACGTCCATCCCAGCTCCACCGTCGCGCAGCAGGAGATCTTCGGCCCCGTTCTCGCGTCCATGACCTTCCGCACCCCTACCGAGGCCGTCGAGCTCGCCAACAACACCACCTACGGGCTCGCCGCCTGCGTCTGGAGCGAGAACATCAACGTCGCGCTGGACGTCGCGGCGCAGGTTAAGGCTGGCGTGGTCTGGATCAACTCGACGAACCTCTTCGATGCGGCGTGCGGCTTCGGTGGCTACCGCGAATCCGGCTATGGCCGCGAGGGCGGCAAGGAAGGCATGTACGAGTACCTCGTGCCGGCGTGGACGCATGGCGCGAAGAAGGCCGAAACGATCGCAGAAGCAAGAGAACAGAGATCAGAGAACAGAGATCACGAGGGCAACGGAAGCATCGGCATCGACCGCACCGTGAAGCAGTACATCGGCGGCAAGCAGGCGCGGCCGGACTCCGGCTACAGCTTCCCGGTCTACAACCGCGAGGGCAAGCTCGTCGGCGAGGCCCCGCTCGGCAACCGCAAGGACATCCGCAACGCCGTCGAGGCTGCCCGCCCCGCGGGCGCGAAGTGGGCCAAAGCCCCCGCGCACGGTCGCGCGCAGATCCTCTATTACGTCGCTGAAAACCTCATCCAACGCCGCGCCGAGATCGTCTCGAAGCTCGCCGAGTTCGTCGGCCTCCCACAAGCCGAAGCCGAGTTCGATTCCTCGGTCGACCGCGCTTTCACCTACGCGGCCTGGTGCGACAAGTTCGAGGGCTCGGTCCATAACCCGCCGTTCCGCATGGTCACGCTCGCGATGAAGGAAGCGATCGGCACGGTCGCGATCCTTGCCCCGGACGACGCTCCGCTCCTCGGCCTGCTCTCGCTCGTCCTTCCGGCGATTGCGATGGGCAATTCCGTGGTCGCCGTTCCCAGCGAACGCTGCGCCACCCTCATCGGCGACCTCTACCAGGTCTTTGACACCAGCGACCTCCCCGGCGGAGTCGTCAACTTCGTTGCCGGACGTCCGGCAGAGCTCGGCAAAACGCTATCGGAGCACGATGATGTCGACGCCATTTGGAGCTTCCGGGACGAGGCCGCAGCCAGCCTGGTGAAGCTCGGTTCCGTTGGTAACCTGAAGCAGGTCTGGACCAACGAAGGCCACGCCATCGACTGGTTCCATGCCCCGCAATCCCAAGGCCTCTGGTATCTCCATCACGCCACGCAGGTTAAGAACATCTGGGTGCCCTACGGCGAGTAG
- a CDS encoding EAL domain-containing protein, which translates to MGKSIHRLRLRAPLMQTALLACFMVAFAAQLGLWRSDWLAHAFGDSSVTVMYWLRIVADSLTLLACACACFVLSRLVWLMRRHAAFRTAAVGLMLVLGLAAAKRVLDLMGYNVGAPGESPTMLGLSSLLLASGVVLLLPMLYQVKAFGEAAELAHERFVSAAETGRQAFFILESDRSPFNKTGDFRFSFVNANAEKLLLHRRRDLIGMPLSQALPTLPDGSLIERLRQVERTGLPYSGEIRYRSDSGDDLWFEIQAVKMQSGVAVTLHDLSAERSGQQQVEQMHRFSQSLIHDAPFAILTTDISGTITAMNPAAERLTGFSSDAVVGHASLVDLHDPEELRDRVMGQTGRDTSVAAVSFESLLLLLGERSSAEADWHYVCPDGARVPVHVSLTALRGDNNEISGYLSTAYDISERKKLTDSITFLAQHDALTGLPNRMKLRQRLEQALERASRLNQPVAILSIGLDNFKRVNDSLGHAAGDELLTVFADRLRSSTRANDTVARIGGDTFVVVMPNSGSQDDAMRAAGRLSGKLQSALKLAGKELSVTASFGLCLFPEWGTDAATLLRNADAAMYAAKRSGRNCLQLFSAALGEFGADELELESDLRRSLINDQMTLFYQPQIACRTGELVGVEALLRWRHPHRGLLSPEEFISAAEESGFILPLGQWVLEKACDEARILQERLGRRITMAVNLSPRQFLQQNLSEIVEQALRSSGLAPADLEVEITEYTLMISSAETIAALSRLRAMGVKFALDDFGTGFSSFKYILEYKVDRLKIDRSFVSRLPEDANAASIVRTVIAMAHGLHMDVVAEGVETEEQQRFLAWRRCDQAQGYFYGRPMPLEQLISIYSGHFVHPVRPAGEEISVPELTS; encoded by the coding sequence ATGGGTAAATCCATTCACCGTCTACGCCTTCGCGCTCCGCTGATGCAGACCGCGCTGCTCGCGTGCTTTATGGTCGCGTTCGCCGCCCAGCTCGGGCTCTGGCGAAGCGACTGGCTCGCCCATGCCTTTGGTGACTCCTCGGTCACCGTGATGTATTGGCTGCGGATCGTGGCTGACAGCCTGACGCTGCTGGCCTGCGCCTGCGCCTGCTTCGTTCTTAGCCGATTGGTCTGGCTCATGCGCCGACACGCGGCCTTTCGGACAGCGGCCGTCGGTCTGATGCTGGTGCTTGGCCTGGCTGCCGCGAAGCGGGTACTGGACCTGATGGGCTACAACGTTGGCGCACCCGGTGAATCACCCACCATGCTCGGGCTGAGTTCACTGCTCTTGGCCAGCGGCGTTGTCCTTCTGCTGCCCATGCTCTACCAGGTCAAGGCCTTCGGAGAGGCCGCCGAACTGGCGCACGAGCGATTCGTCTCCGCGGCCGAGACCGGCCGCCAGGCCTTCTTCATCCTGGAAAGCGACCGCAGCCCGTTCAACAAAACCGGCGACTTCCGCTTCAGCTTCGTCAACGCCAACGCTGAAAAGCTGCTGCTGCATCGCCGCCGCGATCTCATCGGAATGCCCCTCAGTCAGGCGCTGCCCACGCTGCCGGACGGCAGCCTGATCGAACGTCTGCGCCAGGTTGAGCGTACCGGGCTACCCTATTCAGGCGAGATCCGCTATCGCAGCGACTCAGGCGACGACCTGTGGTTCGAGATCCAAGCGGTCAAAATGCAGAGCGGCGTCGCCGTCACGCTGCACGATCTCTCCGCGGAACGCTCCGGCCAGCAGCAGGTCGAGCAGATGCATCGCTTCTCGCAGTCGCTCATCCATGACGCGCCCTTCGCCATCCTGACGACCGATATCTCCGGCACCATTACCGCGATGAACCCAGCCGCAGAGCGCCTCACGGGGTTCAGCAGCGATGCCGTTGTCGGACACGCCTCCCTGGTCGACCTGCATGATCCCGAGGAACTGCGAGACCGGGTCATGGGCCAGACCGGCCGCGACACCAGCGTGGCCGCAGTGAGCTTCGAGTCGCTCCTTCTGCTGCTCGGCGAGCGGTCCAGTGCCGAGGCCGACTGGCATTACGTCTGCCCGGACGGAGCCCGCGTTCCGGTCCACGTCTCCCTGACCGCTCTCCGCGGAGATAACAACGAAATCTCCGGCTATCTTTCGACGGCGTATGACATCTCGGAGCGCAAGAAGCTAACGGACTCGATTACATTCCTCGCGCAACATGATGCATTGACAGGACTTCCAAACAGGATGAAGCTGCGCCAGCGACTTGAGCAGGCGCTCGAGCGGGCCAGCCGACTCAACCAGCCTGTGGCGATCCTTTCCATCGGGCTCGATAACTTCAAGCGTGTGAACGACTCGCTGGGCCACGCGGCGGGCGACGAGCTCCTCACGGTCTTCGCCGATCGGCTGCGCAGCTCCACCCGAGCCAACGATACAGTTGCCCGCATCGGTGGCGACACCTTCGTCGTGGTCATGCCCAACTCCGGCAGCCAGGATGACGCGATGCGCGCCGCCGGCCGCCTCTCAGGCAAACTCCAAAGCGCTCTGAAGCTTGCAGGCAAAGAATTAAGCGTCACTGCAAGCTTCGGGCTGTGCCTGTTTCCGGAGTGGGGCACCGACGCAGCCACGCTGCTTCGCAACGCCGACGCTGCGATGTACGCCGCGAAACGCAGCGGCCGGAACTGCCTGCAGCTCTTCTCGGCCGCGCTGGGAGAGTTCGGCGCGGACGAGCTGGAGCTTGAATCCGACCTTCGGCGGTCGCTGATCAACGATCAGATGACGCTGTTCTACCAGCCGCAGATTGCCTGCCGCACCGGCGAGCTCGTAGGAGTTGAGGCGCTTCTGCGCTGGCGGCATCCGCACCGCGGCCTGCTCTCGCCGGAAGAGTTCATCTCCGCGGCGGAGGAGAGCGGCTTCATCCTGCCGCTGGGACAGTGGGTCCTTGAAAAGGCATGCGACGAAGCGCGCATCCTGCAGGAGCGCCTTGGCCGACGCATCACGATGGCTGTTAACCTGTCTCCTCGCCAGTTCTTACAGCAAAATCTTAGCGAGATCGTTGAGCAGGCGTTGCGCAGCTCCGGACTGGCGCCGGCTGACCTTGAGGTAGAGATCACGGAGTACACCCTGATGATCAGCTCTGCGGAGACGATTGCAGCGCTGAGCCGTCTGCGCGCCATGGGGGTCAAGTTCGCCCTGGACGACTTCGGCACGGGCTTCTCCAGCTTCAAGTACATCCTCGAATACAAGGTTGACCGCCTGAAGATCGACCGCAGCTTTGTCTCCCGCCTGCCCGAGGACGCGAACGCGGCTTCGATCGTGCGCACCGTGATCGCGATGGCGCACGGCCTGCACATGGACGTCGTCGCCGAGGGTGTGGAGACTGAGGAGCAGCAGCGCTTCCTGGCCTGGCGCCGCTGCGATCAGGCGCAGGGCTACTTCTACGGCCGTCCGATGCCGCTGGAGCAGCTTATCTCCATCTACTCCGGCCATTTCGTTCACCCGGTGAGGCCGGCCGGCGAAGAAATCTCGGTGCCTGAACTCACCTCCTGA
- a CDS encoding dihydrofolate reductase family protein, translating into MSKVRVAAFSISIDGFGAGSEQSLSNPMGNRGMELHKWFMPTRTFHQMTNNSSPGTEGVDDSFAAKSFDNLGAWILGRNMFGPVRGPWPDDSWKGWWGDTPPYHVPVFVLTHYPRAPLTMNGGTTFHFVTDGIDSALAQARQAAAGKDVRIGGGVSTIRQYLLAGHIDELHIAQSPVLLGKGENLFSGIDLPSLGYATTSQAQGEQATHLTIRRD; encoded by the coding sequence ATGAGCAAAGTACGAGTCGCCGCATTTTCCATATCGATCGACGGCTTCGGCGCAGGCTCAGAGCAGAGCCTGTCGAATCCCATGGGGAATCGCGGCATGGAGTTGCACAAGTGGTTCATGCCGACGCGCACCTTCCACCAAATGACCAATAACTCGTCTCCTGGAACTGAAGGAGTCGATGACAGTTTCGCGGCGAAGTCCTTCGACAACCTCGGCGCGTGGATCCTTGGCCGCAACATGTTCGGCCCGGTCCGCGGCCCTTGGCCTGACGACTCGTGGAAGGGCTGGTGGGGCGACACGCCGCCCTACCATGTTCCTGTCTTCGTCCTGACCCACTACCCGCGTGCTCCACTCACCATGAACGGCGGCACTACGTTTCACTTCGTCACCGACGGAATCGATAGCGCGCTGGCGCAGGCCCGGCAAGCCGCTGCGGGCAAGGACGTCCGCATCGGTGGCGGCGTCAGTACAATCCGGCAATATCTCCTTGCCGGACACATCGACGAATTACACATCGCACAATCGCCCGTTCTGCTTGGCAAGGGCGAGAATCTATTCAGCGGCATCGATCTGCCCTCACTCGGCTACGCCACCACATCCCAGGCTCAGGGCGAACAAGCAACACACCTCACGATCAGGAGGGACTGA
- the deoC gene encoding deoxyribose-phosphate aldolase, giving the protein MAANTQPATRTEHQHAPSPAVPIALHGRSLTPNHRIPLDLSWVEEVRVNTSAVERRAATIGTRRSVKKDFQAAWLLRAISCMDLTTLSGDDSAERVKRLCAKARRPLEDHLVKALGIESLNLHVGAVCVYHLFVETAVKALEGSGIPVAAVSTGFPAGLSPLETRVQEIRRSVEAGASEIDIVITRAHVFNGEWNALYDEVAAFKEACGPAHMKAILGTGDLLTLRNVGRASVVAMMAGSDFIKTSTGKEAVNATLPVSLVMVRAIREYAERTGMAVGYKPAGGIKSAKQAMEWLALMKDELGRPWLEPSLFRFGASSMLADIERQLEHHVTGRYSATYRHPIA; this is encoded by the coding sequence ATGGCGGCCAATACTCAACCGGCAACCCGCACCGAACATCAGCACGCCCCCAGCCCCGCCGTCCCCATCGCCCTCCACGGCCGGTCCCTCACCCCCAACCACCGCATCCCGCTCGACCTCTCCTGGGTCGAAGAGGTCCGGGTCAACACCTCGGCCGTCGAGCGCCGCGCCGCCACCATCGGCACCCGCCGCTCCGTCAAAAAGGATTTCCAGGCCGCCTGGCTGCTCCGCGCCATCTCCTGCATGGACCTCACCACCCTCTCCGGCGACGACTCCGCCGAGCGCGTCAAGCGCCTCTGCGCCAAGGCCCGCCGCCCCCTCGAAGACCATCTCGTCAAGGCCCTCGGCATCGAGTCCCTCAACCTCCACGTCGGCGCCGTCTGCGTCTACCACCTCTTCGTCGAAACCGCCGTCAAGGCCCTCGAAGGCTCCGGCATCCCCGTCGCCGCCGTCTCCACCGGCTTCCCCGCCGGCCTCTCGCCGCTCGAAACTCGCGTCCAGGAGATCCGCCGCTCCGTCGAAGCCGGCGCCAGCGAGATCGATATCGTCATCACCCGCGCCCACGTCTTCAACGGCGAATGGAATGCCCTCTACGACGAGGTCGCCGCCTTCAAGGAAGCCTGCGGCCCCGCGCACATGAAAGCCATCCTCGGCACCGGCGATCTTCTCACTCTCCGCAATGTCGGCCGCGCCTCGGTCGTGGCGATGATGGCTGGCTCCGACTTCATCAAGACCTCCACCGGCAAGGAAGCCGTCAACGCCACACTTCCCGTCTCGCTCGTCATGGTCCGGGCCATTCGTGAATACGCCGAGCGCACCGGCATGGCTGTCGGCTACAAACCCGCGGGCGGCATCAAGAGCGCCAAACAGGCCATGGAATGGCTCGCTCTCATGAAGGACGAGCTCGGACGCCCCTGGCTCGAACCCTCGCTCTTCCGCTTCGGCGCCAGCTCCATGCTCGCCGACATCGAGCGCCAGCTCGAGCACCACGTCACCGGCCGCTACAGCGCCACCTACCGCCACCCCATCGCTTGA
- a CDS encoding phosphoribosyltransferase, with protein MFADRIDAGQRLGATLRGFIREECAGEDTVVLALPRGGVPLGYEVAKALDAPLDVFVVRKLGAPMQPELAMGAIASGGVRVINEEIVRALHVTPQQMEETAQREGQELERREHAYRGNRAPLDVTGRCVLLVDDGVATGYTMRAAVEALRQLHPKEIIVAVPVAAKETCEQLKRHADAIVCLFTPFDFVAVGQWYRRFEQTSDDEVRLLLERAAEQTDSN; from the coding sequence GTGTTTGCCGATCGCATCGACGCCGGGCAGCGGCTCGGAGCCACGCTCCGCGGGTTCATTCGGGAAGAATGCGCCGGCGAAGACACCGTTGTCCTCGCGCTCCCTCGCGGCGGCGTTCCGCTTGGATATGAGGTTGCAAAGGCGCTGGACGCTCCGCTGGATGTCTTTGTCGTCCGCAAGCTCGGCGCACCGATGCAGCCCGAGCTCGCCATGGGTGCGATTGCCTCGGGAGGCGTCCGCGTTATCAATGAGGAAATCGTGCGTGCGCTGCACGTCACACCGCAGCAGATGGAAGAGACCGCGCAGCGCGAGGGCCAGGAGCTCGAGCGGCGCGAACATGCCTACCGGGGCAATCGGGCTCCGCTCGATGTTACCGGCAGATGCGTTCTGCTGGTGGACGATGGCGTCGCTACCGGGTATACGATGCGCGCAGCGGTTGAGGCTCTGCGCCAACTTCACCCGAAGGAGATCATCGTCGCGGTGCCCGTCGCCGCGAAGGAGACGTGCGAGCAGTTGAAGCGGCATGCCGACGCAATCGTGTGTCTCTTTACACCCTTTGACTTCGTCGCTGTCGGCCAGTGGTACAGGCGCTTTGAACAGACCAGCGACGACGAGGTGCGCCTTTTGCTGGAACGTGCCGCTGAACAGACTGACTCGAACTAG
- a CDS encoding aldo/keto reductase, translated as MPEKPLTAAAAGTLTIGGDLTVNRLGYGAMRITGEGIWGPPKDKPAALATLRRAIELKVNIIDTADSYGPNVSEELIAEALFPYPADLVIATKAGWERVGPGKWTHNASPRHLADALEGSLSRLKLDRIDIYQLHVPDPAVAFEASIETLARLRDESKIRHVALSNVTREHIQRAQKIVPIVSVQNRYSFADRESDFILDYCEQQGIAFFPWAPLGQAREAHDALKQESETLGATPLQVALAWLLKRSKSIIPIPGTSNVKHLEENIAAASLNLPDDVYARLAAIKVPPASLRG; from the coding sequence ATGCCAGAGAAGCCACTCACCGCCGCGGCCGCAGGAACACTCACCATCGGCGGCGACCTCACCGTCAACCGCCTCGGCTACGGCGCCATGCGCATCACCGGCGAAGGCATCTGGGGCCCGCCGAAAGACAAACCCGCCGCACTCGCCACGCTCCGCCGCGCCATCGAGCTCAAGGTCAACATCATCGACACCGCCGACTCCTACGGCCCGAACGTCAGCGAAGAGCTCATCGCCGAAGCCCTCTTTCCCTACCCCGCTGACCTCGTCATCGCCACCAAAGCCGGATGGGAGCGCGTCGGCCCCGGCAAGTGGACCCACAACGCCAGCCCGCGCCATCTCGCCGACGCCCTCGAAGGCTCACTCTCCCGACTGAAACTCGACCGCATCGACATCTACCAGCTCCACGTCCCCGACCCCGCCGTCGCCTTCGAAGCCTCCATCGAAACCCTCGCTCGCCTCCGCGACGAAAGCAAGATCCGCCACGTCGCCCTCTCCAACGTCACCCGCGAGCACATTCAGCGCGCGCAGAAGATCGTACCTATCGTCTCCGTGCAGAACCGCTACAGCTTCGCAGACCGCGAATCCGACTTCATCCTCGACTACTGCGAGCAGCAAGGCATCGCCTTCTTCCCCTGGGCTCCACTCGGCCAGGCGCGCGAGGCACACGACGCTCTCAAGCAGGAATCGGAAACCCTCGGCGCGACCCCGCTGCAGGTGGCCCTCGCCTGGCTGCTGAAGCGCTCAAAATCCATCATCCCCATCCCCGGAACCTCCAACGTGAAACATCTCGAGGAAAACATCGCCGCCGCCAGCCTCAACCTCCCCGACGATGTCTACGCCCGCCTCGCCGCCATCAAAGTCCCGCCCGCCAGCCTACGCGGCTAA
- a CDS encoding glycosyltransferase — translation MPLTVLSIAFPFAPVGPCGIGGAEKILAELDAGLVAAGDRSLVVACAGSLVAGELFAAPMPERALISDSDRRWHRWRFQAAIDRALAKYPVDLIHMHGMDFDQHVLPPDIPVLVTLHAPTAWYSPDAWAAYADRVQFQCVSEFQRRTCAELLGDVPVVESGVALPNIRLDRDREDFALALGRICPEKNVHAALEAATLAGTQVLVGGQMFPCREHGEYFHDKVEPLLKGGAAHRFLGPIESERRQRLLARAKCLLHPTVAPETSSVVAMEALAVGTPVIAYRSGALPDIIEDGVTGFLVDNVEEMANAIRRVDQIRPEDCRAAAETRFSRERMVNDYFNLYATLVHEPQVAMTA, via the coding sequence TTGCCCCTGACGGTCCTGAGTATTGCCTTCCCATTCGCCCCCGTCGGCCCCTGCGGTATCGGCGGCGCTGAGAAGATTCTCGCCGAGCTCGATGCGGGCCTCGTCGCGGCAGGCGACCGGTCGCTCGTAGTCGCGTGCGCCGGGTCGCTGGTCGCGGGCGAGCTCTTCGCGGCCCCCATGCCGGAGCGCGCGCTCATCAGCGACTCCGACCGCCGCTGGCATCGCTGGCGCTTTCAGGCCGCGATCGACCGCGCGCTGGCGAAATATCCCGTCGACCTCATCCACATGCACGGCATGGATTTTGACCAGCACGTGCTGCCGCCGGACATCCCTGTCCTCGTGACTTTGCATGCACCCACTGCCTGGTACAGCCCTGACGCGTGGGCGGCCTACGCTGACCGCGTCCAGTTCCAGTGTGTTTCGGAGTTTCAGCGGCGCACGTGCGCGGAGCTTCTCGGCGACGTTCCCGTGGTTGAGAGCGGCGTTGCTCTGCCGAACATCCGCCTCGATCGGGACCGCGAAGACTTTGCTCTCGCGCTTGGCCGTATTTGCCCGGAGAAGAACGTGCATGCGGCGCTCGAGGCCGCCACGCTGGCAGGCACGCAGGTGCTCGTCGGCGGCCAGATGTTTCCCTGCCGTGAGCACGGCGAGTACTTTCACGACAAGGTCGAACCTCTGCTCAAGGGAGGGGCGGCGCATCGCTTTCTCGGCCCCATCGAGTCCGAGCGTCGTCAGCGCTTGCTCGCGCGCGCCAAGTGTCTGCTGCACCCCACCGTCGCGCCTGAGACGAGTTCGGTGGTCGCCATGGAAGCTCTTGCCGTTGGAACGCCGGTCATCGCGTACCGCTCCGGCGCTCTGCCTGACATCATCGAGGATGGCGTCACAGGCTTCCTCGTCGACAACGTCGAGGAGATGGCGAATGCCATCCGCCGGGTCGACCAGATCCGCCCCGAAGACTGCCGCGCCGCCGCCGAAACGCGCTTCTCCCGCGAGCGCATGGTGAACGATTACTTCAATCTGTACGCGACCCTGGTTCATGAGCCGCAGGTTGCGATGACTGCCTGA
- a CDS encoding DUF2252 domain-containing protein, whose amino-acid sequence MKPLTHAERQALGRNARKQLARSAHADFKPQACPPKPLVLLQDSMRGRVPQLVPIKYQRMEASPFGFFRGACPIMAADLACHPKTGLTTQLCGDAHVENLGAFAALDNRIVFDLNDFDETIRGPFEWDVKRLATSIILAGREAGIRRVDREEAVATFTSRYRRTMRRFSNMPVLELARYQIHRLGHVGPMPAIFAQAERSTPLRLLEKLTEPVGSAAAKKSAGAGSAAKKVPSVSAGKAGLGSPSAQLKKMGSGPRQFRSDPPLLERIVGAHARKILNSLEQYTRTLQPERQHFLAQYTAVDVGFKVVGTGSVGLRDYVVYMEGQARPAHSDPLFLQIKEEPASAYARYIPDGAAAWTHQGHRVMDGQRAMQLTSDPFLGYTTIDNRDYLVRQLNDHKAALNLGTLTAPNLHGYADLCGELLARGHGRAGDPVSISAYLGSSGRFDDAIVAFARAYADKTERDWEALRRWVKQNPRKAGPVGGR is encoded by the coding sequence GTGAAGCCACTTACGCACGCAGAACGGCAGGCGTTGGGACGCAACGCGCGGAAGCAACTTGCGCGCAGCGCGCACGCGGACTTTAAGCCGCAGGCATGCCCGCCGAAGCCGCTCGTCCTTCTACAGGACTCGATGCGCGGGCGCGTGCCGCAACTTGTTCCGATCAAATATCAGCGGATGGAAGCGTCGCCGTTTGGGTTCTTTCGGGGCGCGTGTCCGATCATGGCGGCTGATCTGGCGTGTCATCCGAAAACGGGGTTGACGACGCAACTGTGCGGTGATGCACATGTGGAGAATCTGGGAGCGTTTGCGGCGCTGGACAACAGGATTGTGTTCGACCTGAATGATTTTGATGAGACGATTCGCGGGCCATTTGAGTGGGACGTGAAGCGGCTGGCGACGAGCATCATCCTGGCAGGGCGCGAGGCAGGGATACGGCGTGTGGACCGCGAGGAGGCAGTTGCGACGTTCACGAGCCGTTACAGGCGGACGATGCGGCGGTTTTCAAATATGCCGGTGCTGGAGCTGGCGCGGTATCAGATTCATCGGCTGGGGCATGTGGGGCCGATGCCGGCGATCTTTGCGCAGGCGGAGCGATCGACTCCGCTGCGGCTGCTGGAAAAGCTGACGGAGCCGGTGGGTTCGGCAGCGGCGAAGAAGAGCGCGGGCGCGGGGAGTGCGGCGAAGAAAGTGCCGAGCGTGTCCGCAGGGAAAGCGGGTTTGGGATCCCCGTCGGCGCAGTTGAAGAAGATGGGGAGCGGACCGCGGCAGTTTCGGTCGGACCCACCACTGCTGGAGCGGATTGTGGGTGCGCATGCGCGAAAGATTTTGAACTCGCTGGAGCAGTACACGAGGACGCTGCAGCCGGAGCGGCAGCATTTTCTGGCGCAGTACACGGCGGTGGATGTGGGGTTCAAGGTGGTGGGCACGGGGTCGGTGGGGCTGCGGGATTATGTGGTGTACATGGAGGGCCAGGCGCGGCCGGCGCATTCCGATCCTCTGTTTCTGCAGATAAAGGAGGAGCCGGCGTCGGCGTACGCGCGGTATATCCCGGATGGCGCTGCGGCGTGGACGCACCAAGGGCATCGGGTGATGGATGGGCAGCGGGCGATGCAGCTTACGAGCGATCCATTTCTGGGCTACACGACGATTGATAACCGCGATTACCTGGTGCGACAGCTGAACGATCATAAAGCGGCGTTGAACCTCGGGACGCTGACGGCGCCGAACCTTCACGGATATGCGGACCTGTGTGGCGAGCTGCTGGCGAGGGGGCATGGGCGTGCCGGCGATCCGGTGTCGATCTCTGCGTATCTGGGGTCGAGCGGGCGTTTTGATGACGCGATTGTGGCGTTCGCGCGGGCTTATGCGGACAAGACGGAGCGCGACTGGGAGGCGCTTCGGCGGTGGGTGAAGCAAAATCCGCGGAAGGCGGGGCCGGTGGGCGGGCGGTGA